A genomic region of Candidatus Blochmanniella pennsylvanica str. BPEN contains the following coding sequences:
- a CDS encoding FAD-dependent monooxygenase: protein MDSFDLLIVNQGIAGLALACGLGDCFRIAIIEHKTHLHIYEADQCNLETSLVNITSMRILQYLKIWHQNISHFSVLLDKLEIIKKNSISKIVFDSGYLGYLELGYVINKYYIYQALVDRARQLKNIIFIDSYAPESINYREDAAFITITNNYTFKAKLVIGADGIDSWVRNTANISLIFKDTKYYGFTTIIHTEKTHNNTLRCIVHNDGLVILLPLKNVHLSVVFWLLPPYTAKKYLYVSASDQSINYALIKICNIFGHCVICDSKNCNILLLRMQYAHNFTNHRLVLLGKAAYSMCPLFFQNINSELIDAAVLLHHLQNLKENDQDIGHYTYLKYYERNRKYRIIKDSINIPYIYTFLHDKNYLLKYMQYFIFYLINTVPNLKIHVLHRIMGLNNMPKWLLRDHYD from the coding sequence GTGGACAGTTTCGATCTATTAATTGTAAATCAAGGAATTGCCGGATTGGCATTAGCCTGCGGTTTAGGTGATTGTTTTCGCATTGCAATTATAGAACATAAAACCCATCTTCATATATATGAAGCAGATCAATGTAATCTGGAAACATCATTAGTTAATATAACTAGCATGAGAATACTGCAGTATTTAAAAATTTGGCATCAAAACATATCACATTTTTCCGTTTTATTAGATAAATTAGAAATTATTAAAAAGAATAGTATAAGTAAAATTGTTTTCGATTCTGGTTACTTAGGATATCTTGAGTTAGGATATGTTATTAATAAATATTATATATACCAAGCTTTAGTTGATCGCGCACGACAATTAAAAAATATTATATTTATAGATTCATACGCACCTGAATCAATAAATTACCGTGAAGATGCAGCATTTATTACAATAACTAATAATTATACATTTAAAGCTAAATTAGTAATAGGCGCAGATGGCATTGATTCTTGGGTAAGAAACACCGCAAATATCTCGTTAATATTTAAAGATACTAAATATTATGGATTCACTACCATTATTCATACCGAGAAAACTCACAATAACACTCTTCGGTGTATCGTTCATAACGATGGGTTAGTAATATTATTGCCATTAAAAAACGTGCATCTTTCCGTTGTTTTTTGGCTGTTACCTCCGTATACCGCTAAAAAATATCTGTATGTATCTGCTTCCGATCAATCTATTAATTATGCGTTAATTAAAATCTGCAACATATTCGGTCATTGTGTTATATGTGACAGTAAAAATTGTAACATTTTACTATTGAGAATGCAATATGCACATAACTTTACAAATCATCGTTTGGTGTTATTAGGAAAAGCTGCGTACAGCATGTGTCCTTTATTTTTTCAAAATATTAATTCAGAACTGATAGATGCAGCAGTTTTATTACATCATCTGCAGAATCTGAAAGAAAATGATCAAGACATTGGACACTATACTTATTTAAAGTATTACGAACGCAATAGAAAATACAGAATAATTAAAGATTCCATAAATATTCCATACATTTACACGTTTCTTCATGATAAAAATTATCTTTTAAAATACATGCAATATTTTATTTTTTATCTCATAAACACGGTTCCCAACTTAAAAATACATGTTTTACATCGCATTATGGGATTAAATAATATGCCAAAATGGTTGCTACGAGATCATTACGACTAA
- the ygfZ gene encoding tRNA-modifying protein YgfZ, with translation MFPRVAFLGQYPVPSKDLPLTFISLEEWTLVRLHGPDVIQCLHNQFTCDIQNLNKHKYSFAAHCNPKGKMISNLYVFHLKNQEMAFIERLNICKKQIEEMKKYMVFSNVTVIPDYNAILIGIAGTNARNHLSMFFSVLPNKTHTIIHTQDVTLLYLSSPSERFLLIINKKSVLDYLLNESQSQIQFNDSRQWVSLDMEAGYPIIEPITSELFIPQAVNMDILDGISFNKGCYIGQESIARIKYRGYNKQTLYRLNGVMDYKKNYNLPAAGDQVELKINNQHWKNVGIVLQSCQIKKDNIWVQVVLNRSILEPSELRITNTQTHDNLMFYY, from the coding sequence ATGTTTCCTCGTGTGGCTTTTTTGGGACAGTATCCTGTACCCTCAAAAGATTTGCCGCTAACATTCATCTCCTTAGAAGAATGGACGTTAGTGAGATTACATGGACCAGATGTTATACAATGTTTACACAATCAATTTACTTGTGATATTCAAAATTTGAATAAACATAAATATAGTTTTGCAGCACATTGTAATCCAAAAGGAAAAATGATTAGCAATCTATATGTTTTTCATCTTAAAAATCAAGAAATGGCATTTATTGAACGTCTAAATATATGCAAAAAACAAATAGAAGAAATGAAAAAATATATGGTATTTTCTAATGTTACTGTTATTCCTGATTATAATGCAATACTTATTGGAATAGCTGGAACAAATGCAAGAAATCATTTAAGCATGTTTTTTTCAGTTTTACCAAATAAGACACACACAATAATTCATACTCAAGATGTGACCTTACTTTATTTGAGTTCTCCATCAGAACGATTTTTGTTGATTATTAATAAAAAATCAGTATTAGATTATTTGTTAAATGAATCACAGTCTCAGATACAATTTAATGATAGTCGTCAATGGGTATCATTAGATATGGAAGCGGGTTATCCAATTATTGAGCCAATAACTAGTGAATTATTTATTCCTCAAGCTGTTAATATGGATATATTAGATGGAATTAGTTTTAATAAGGGTTGTTATATTGGACAAGAATCTATTGCGCGTATTAAGTATCGTGGATATAACAAACAAACTTTATATAGGTTAAACGGTGTCATGGATTATAAAAAAAATTATAACTTGCCTGCTGCTGGTGATCAGGTAGAATTAAAAATAAATAACCAACACTGGAAAAATGTTGGAATTGTTTTACAATCTTGTCAAATTAAAAAAGATAATATATGGGTACAAGTGGTATTAAATAGATCTATTTTAGAACCTTCAGAATTGAGAATTACAAATACACAAACTCATGATAATCTCATGTTTTATTATTGA